The DNA segment ACATACTAGCTTGTTACCTAAGTAATCTTGGATTGAGTTTGGCGCTGGGTTATCAATATATTCGGTAATTGCAATGGCTTGACCAACTACAACTTCCCAAGGCTTATTACTTTCAATGATTCCCATCAAGTCATTTCTTATTTTCTTTAAATTAAACATCTTACGATCATAGCCTTCATCTCTAAATGTGGCCATAACTTGATGATGGGAATGATGATCATTATTTGAAATCCATACTTCGATTTTTGACTTAAGTGTTTCCCAATCTATTTCTAGCTTTGCTAAAGATTCATCTGCGAGAAGCAAGTTTTCTGCTGCTCTGCATGATAGGCGCATCCTGACAACTGGGGGAGTATCATTTATATCTTCTTCACCATCATCCCTATCCCTTAATGAAAAAGCTTTAGCGGAATCATAAATAGAATTTATTATTCTTGACACTTGGGTTTCGTATTTATTTAATTGGTCGATACTGTCTACTGCACAGGGGTATATCTTGAGAGATCCCTTCGATGTGCGAATTGCCTGCTGCCAAATCCTTTCATCATCTTCCCCTTCAACTAATAGGATAGGTGATTCATTAAATAAATTGGATAACGGATGAGCACCAAAAATCGGAAGTATTCGTCTATATGTCTCTGAAACTACTTTAAAATCAATCTCCGTTTGGTTAGGTAAAATAAACTCTATTGATACTCCCGGATACGATTCAAATGCAGCCAAGAACGATGTGCTATGTGTGGCCATAACAACTTTAAAATTATTTTCCTCTACTAGCTCTCTGAGAAACATTGCGAGACGCACTTGTAAATCAGGATGTAAATGCGCATCTGGTTCATCTAGAAAGAGGATATTTTCCTCTCCGTCAACGCTTTCCTTTGCAAATACCAGACACTCTATGCCTAGGGCGATTAGTTCTGATTCACCACTGCTTATTGCATCTGGCTCAATCTTTGAATTATCAGCTTGATTATAAATATTAAAATCTGATCCTTCACGTCGAATTTCTATGTTATCAAGTAATGTATTAATTGCGTCTACAATTGATTGAAATGTATATTCATGATTATCCCTTATCTTTGGATTTTGTTCAATTTCACGAAGGCTTAAAAGTTCAAGATTTCTGAATTGTAAGACAGTTTGCTGTTTAAACTGGGAAAATTGATTTCTCCTGAGTTCCCCTGACAACCAATAAGGGTTGTTGACTGTATTCTGCTCTATGCTGGGATCATATTTAAGAGCGCCACCTCTTTCAGGAGTGATATATTTTGAATTCTTAACTTCCTCGCCACTTTCTAATGCTTGTTGAACTTTCTTTAGCGCAGTACTTTTACCACAGCCATTTTTCCCAAGAACAACGTTTATCTTATTTAGTTTTTTTAGTGAATACCCATTTTTATTGATCAAATCCATTCGCTAACTTCTCGATTGCATGGTACTTAAACTTATATATTGGTCACCGTGACCACTATTATTCTGATTACTATCTCAGATAGCAATTCTGCACCACTTAGTTAAAATTTATGATAAAAATCAAATAACTAAACAGAAGTGATACAATCGTATAAAATAGAAAACGGCCATCAAGACCACCACCCCCGGAATAGATCAGTATTTGTAACTCTCTATATTTATTTGTTTTACCAGCACAATCCCCACGCACGCAAAAATTAAATTCATCGGTTTGTTCGTTGTGATGCGTATTAAGCCTCATGCTTTGACACTGTCTTAATAATTTCCGGAATCTCATTGTACGTTTCATACCAAATAATTTTTACGCCCAGCTCCTTCATTAACTCTTCATTTAAAGTATGATGACGCTGCAAAAATCTTTCTGCAGACTTTGTATTCTTAATAACCTTTGATTCATTTTCACCAATATTTACATAGCAGAACTCACTTGAAGAAAGCCTTTTAATAAAAGCAAAATGTTTACTTCGTTCAATATTTTTTGAAGATATATCCAGTAATCGCCTTAGATTTGGATCTGTCATTGACAGACCTATCATGAGGCAGTTGCTTTCTCTAAATGAGTTTAGCTGAACAAGATTTGACCAGTGATAAGATTCGGAGTAAATCTGATGATAACCCTCCTCTGAGAAGACCAGTGTGGAGTTATCTAAGTCATCATATGACTTCCTATCTTCCGGCAGGAACCCATGAACATGATAGACAGGAAGCTCATCTGGATCATAATTTTCATTGTTGGTATAAATACATCTATGTAATATAGAATTTTTGATTAGCTGCCTCTCAAGTAAATCATCAAAATTATAGGTGACAACAGACTTAACTTTAGCTCCTGTTCGCCTTGGAAGACACATTGAAGCTATCGATTTTAATAGAGCTGAATCGACAGGAAAATTGACACTTCGTAATTTGTACAGATTTTTAGTAACAGCCTCTATGAACTCCTTTGCTTCGCCATCACTTTTTGACAATCCTTTCCGGAGATATCTCGCAGCCATCAATGCGGAAGGCTCATCAATGCTATTTAGTCTATCAACAAGGTCACCTATATCTTTATCCCCCATCGCAGTATCCCCATCAAATTCTTGCGTAAGATAAGTGACGAACAAAGAATTTAGTAATGTGCTCCAATTCGGCATTCCCGCGCTACTTGAAACTCCTGCACCTAAGAATAAAGAAAACTGACCTTTTTTATAGCAGAACTTTAAATTATCTATTATTTCTTCTCGCTCTTTTTTCCAATCCTTAACTGGATTCGATATAGCGGATGACAACCTCAAAGAAAAAAGATTACCGGAAATTTGATTTACTAATTTTCTGTTCTTTGCCGCCACGCTATTAAGGTCAGCAGGACCCCAGAATACCACCTTGAAAGGCAGTTGATTCCTTTCTGCCCCTTTACGAAAGTTAGATAATAATATTTTTGGGATTGGTTTAGCAGAAATAATTAAAACATTATTGAACTTATTTTTCGAGTACTCATTTTGGATCAGAGGCAGTATAACCTCTTTGAAATTCCGAAACCAAACCCTAGGTAAATTAAATACAATTTCAATTAAAGTAGGTCCATCAAAATCGTCAAATCCATCAGGTGCAAATGCATCTCCAACTCTTCCCAATTTATTTGAAAATGAAAATTTCTTATTATCCTTTTCTATATGCCCCTTTAAAAGATGCCGGACAAAAGTTTCGAAATAGTAATAACTCTTTGGACCACCCTCACCAATTTTATCAATAACGTCATCAACTATCATTTTACTTATCTTCTTATGAAAAATTAACGACCACAACGCTAGAAAATTAAAGTGTAGAAAAAATTTGGGCTGCGTGATTATGATTATTATTCATTTTTTCGAGTAAACTTAGACTCAACATGCTTTATGCTAATCAATTTCATTTTCGTAAATCGCTGGTTCACTGAAATGTTTGACTGCCAGAAAATATTAAAAAATATTTCATGAGTAAACTCATATTTTTCATTATCCCAACCAGACTCACATTCATATTCTTGATGAACTCTTATCTTGGAAAGCCATATAAACGTATGGTCGTTTTCAATTTTTTGAAATTGTGGATTCCCATCTATTCCAAAATATCTTGGTGAAACTGATTTCCAATCGTAATCTGAGTCGAAATCCGCTTCAGAATCCTCCGACATTAAAGTTTGTGGATTTTTAAATTTATTAGCAAACTTATTTTTTATTTGACCACTTAGATCAAGCTTGTATACAAGACTGTTTTTATCTCCAGATTTAAAGAACTTTTTGGCAGCCTTTTTCACTACAGACTTAATAAATGTCTGCTCTAGACTCTCCTTCTCTAATCTTAAATTAGCTTCGAAATCAACAAGTGACTCGAAAGCAATAAATGTTTCATCTTCTTGGAGCCTTTTCTCTGACGCCTCTCTAAGCAAGCCATCATTTGTGATAAATACAATTTTATTCTCCAGATCATTTTCACAATAAGAAACTACCGTTTCCAATATTAGTGCATCCCTAAATCCTTTTTCTAGACTCTCTTTCTTTGGATCATAAGAGAATGGTGGAATTCTCCAAATTGAAGAGTGAACTATATTACTCCAATCAATCTCATTAATCGGTGTTGAAATTTCTTTATAATTTTTAGAATTTGCCCATGAGAGAAAGCGCTTCTTGATCTCCCTTCGCAGCCTGCTTTCGGTAACCCTATGTGAGTAGGATTTCCCAGTATATTTAGAAAGCCGACCAAATGAATCGTTTACTCTAGATAGGGTTTTCAGTGCGGAGGTCGTTTGCTGAAATAATACTTCACCAATAACAACTTCGGGTAACATTAATTTCAAATTGGCTTCTATCGCATGCTCTGACCAAAATTTATCAAAATCTGGATGAACCACGTTGGATTTATCTTGGTCAAACAGAATATTTGTATCGACAATTACAGCACGCGGAGCAATTTTCTCTTTAACTATTGTTGACATGCAGGATATTCATTGTTGTGACTGATATTTATATAGTGGTCTCCGCAACCAATATTATCCTGATTGCTAACTCGGAATCAATTCTGCGTCACCTACTCAAAATTTTTAAATTTACACCAGGCTACTACACAGAGTTGATACAATCGTACAAAGTAGAAAACGGTTATCGAAACCACCATTCCGGAACAGGCCAGTATTTGTCACACCCTATATTTACTCGCTTTACCAGCACAACCTCCACACACGCAAAAAAATACAAAGGGCGGCCACCGCCGCCCTCACTGGTTATCATTAGTGGCGTTTAGCAGTCGTCAACAGCTCGCGAATCTGGCAAATGATCTGGTTGAGCCCCAGTTGTGCCTTGGGGTTCAGCTCCAGGGTGCCATTGCCGGGACTCACCGCAGCGGCAACAAAATACAGCCGCGCGCAGGCGTCCTCCATACGGTCCCGCAGGGCCAGGGTTTCCAGGGAGTTGTCGAAGTTGGTTTCGTGAACAAAGCCCACGGTATTCCCTTTCGGGCCTTGGATAAACAGGCCATCGCCCTCGGTAAAGTGGGCGTACTGGGTGGGGGAAAGCCGCAGCTCATGATCCGCCGGGGCGGATTGGGGTTGACGTTTTGACATGATTGCCTCCGTTGGTTTTAAGGTAGCGCGACCACCAACTGAGAACTGGTGGCCGGGTGTCACTCTCGGCCCAACGGAGCCGCCACGGATATTTCCCTTTCGGGTATTCTATTCCCCGTTGTCCACCCGGCCAAAACCCGACCGTACTGCACAGGACGATACTGCAGGCACAAAAAAACCAGCACTAACGAGGCTGGGGCGGAAACCGCCGTTGGTTTTGAGAGTGCCCACAGTATTTGCCACTGTCATTTCACTTGTCAACCTTTACGGTATTCTGTGGATTTTAGCGCCTTTTCCCTGCGCCGACGTGTCGCTGCAATCATGATCTCCCCTCCCCTTGGTGCGCCACCAAGGCAAAGCCGCGCCCCTTGCGGATTAAATCACCACTGGCCATAAGAAAATCGAACACGGGTTTCACCACCAGATTGCCGCCGCGCACGGCCCGGTTGATCTGGCGCAATACCGGGCGCCGGCCAAACTCACCACGGCGGATACGGGTGGCCAGTTCCGTTTGCTGCGGGTTCAGCTCGGAAGTGCGTTTGGCGTTATTTACAACCGTTTGTTGCGGCTCAACGGTGGGCGCTAAACGTTTAGAAATTGGCGTTGAACGTTTAACGCTCTGGCCTGAACGTTTAGAAATGGAGTCTGAACGTTCAACGTCCTCGGCTAAACGTTTAGAAGTTGGGGCTAAACCTTCAGCGTCCTCCGCTAAACGTTTAGAAGTTGAGGCTAAACGTTCAACGCTCTGGCCTGAACGTTTAGGGGGTGTGGTTGAACGTTCAACGCTGGGAGCTAAACGTTTAGAAGCTGGGGCTGAACGTTCAATCCGGGCGCTGAACGTTCCTGAACCATTAAACGCAAGCAGCGCAACCAGGCCAACCACATCTGTCACAATGGCCAACGCCAGCAGGCCGCCCTGCTGCAGCGCTGCGGGGTTGATATGGATCAGCGCTGCAAGATTGGCAAAGGCGGCCTGGGCGCTGTCTGTGGCCGGCACACGCAGGGTGTTGAGCTGGGCCAGCACCTGATTGCGCTGCTGCTCCAGTGCCGCCAACCGTTCAACCGTTTTCAACGCCCGCTGCCGGTAGCCGTTCTTTGCGTCGGTTTTGATGACACTGTTTAGGCTGGTGATTTGCTGTTCAATACTGGTCAGCTTCTGTGTAAACGTTTGGTATTCCACACTGCCTTGAACGTTCAACTGTTGTTGCTGGGCAGTATGGCCGGCCAGAAACCCCACCGTGGCCGCAATACTGATCACCACCAGCAACGGCCAGAGCAACAGCAGCACATAGCCCAGCGCGCGCCCCTGGGCCCGCAGCCACAATCCAAAAGGCGCGAATGCAAACTTGCACAGCTCCAGCGCACAGGCGGTTAATCCCGCCACCAGCTTTCCAGCCTCCCCGGCGGGAATAGAAATCCACAGGCCCACCGAAAACACCAGCGAGGTACC comes from the Microbulbifer sp. MI-G genome and includes:
- a CDS encoding ATP-dependent nuclease, with protein sequence MDLINKNGYSLKKLNKINVVLGKNGCGKSTALKKVQQALESGEEVKNSKYITPERGGALKYDPSIEQNTVNNPYWLSGELRRNQFSQFKQQTVLQFRNLELLSLREIEQNPKIRDNHEYTFQSIVDAINTLLDNIEIRREGSDFNIYNQADNSKIEPDAISSGESELIALGIECLVFAKESVDGEENILFLDEPDAHLHPDLQVRLAMFLRELVEENNFKVVMATHSTSFLAAFESYPGVSIEFILPNQTEIDFKVVSETYRRILPIFGAHPLSNLFNESPILLVEGEDDERIWQQAIRTSKGSLKIYPCAVDSIDQLNKYETQVSRIINSIYDSAKAFSLRDRDDGEEDINDTPPVVRMRLSCRAAENLLLADESLAKLEIDWETLKSKIEVWISNNDHHSHHQVMATFRDEGYDRKMFNLKKIRNDLMGIIESNKPWEVVVGQAIAITEYIDNPAPNSIQDYLGNKLVCAILKH
- a CDS encoding PIN domain-containing protein; translated protein: MSTIVKEKIAPRAVIVDTNILFDQDKSNVVHPDFDKFWSEHAIEANLKLMLPEVVIGEVLFQQTTSALKTLSRVNDSFGRLSKYTGKSYSHRVTESRLRREIKKRFLSWANSKNYKEISTPINEIDWSNIVHSSIWRIPPFSYDPKKESLEKGFRDALILETVVSYCENDLENKIVFITNDGLLREASEKRLQEDETFIAFESLVDFEANLRLEKESLEQTFIKSVVKKAAKKFFKSGDKNSLVYKLDLSGQIKNKFANKFKNPQTLMSEDSEADFDSDYDWKSVSPRYFGIDGNPQFQKIENDHTFIWLSKIRVHQEYECESGWDNEKYEFTHEIFFNIFWQSNISVNQRFTKMKLISIKHVESKFTRKNE
- a CDS encoding SIR2 family protein; the protein is MIVDDVIDKIGEGGPKSYYYFETFVRHLLKGHIEKDNKKFSFSNKLGRVGDAFAPDGFDDFDGPTLIEIVFNLPRVWFRNFKEVILPLIQNEYSKNKFNNVLIISAKPIPKILLSNFRKGAERNQLPFKVVFWGPADLNSVAAKNRKLVNQISGNLFSLRLSSAISNPVKDWKKEREEIIDNLKFCYKKGQFSLFLGAGVSSSAGMPNWSTLLNSLFVTYLTQEFDGDTAMGDKDIGDLVDRLNSIDEPSALMAARYLRKGLSKSDGEAKEFIEAVTKNLYKLRSVNFPVDSALLKSIASMCLPRRTGAKVKSVVTYNFDDLLERQLIKNSILHRCIYTNNENYDPDELPVYHVHGFLPEDRKSYDDLDNSTLVFSEEGYHQIYSESYHWSNLVQLNSFRESNCLMIGLSMTDPNLRRLLDISSKNIERSKHFAFIKRLSSSEFCYVNIGENESKVIKNTKSAERFLQRHHTLNEELMKELGVKIIWYETYNEIPEIIKTVSKHEA